From Bacteroidota bacterium, one genomic window encodes:
- a CDS encoding T9SS type A sorting domain-containing protein has protein sequence MPIPKYLKFSLSRFCLVLLFPFSCFAQEVFVPLGSNPAINAYRLQHNESINRLSAIDDTLLLPFVDDFSRQGIYPFDSLWLDQDAFINTSFAVNPPTIGVATLDGLDALGRPHDSLSGSEAIADHLTSRPIDLGNLGPDTGTVWLSFFYQPQGLGDIPETDDSLVVQFRKRNNDWVNVWSVAGQSDTAFQRANIHINDTAYHYKGFQLRFYNIATVNGNRDHWNLDYVILAKQTVANDSIRDNALVTPHVSLLSEFSAMPYTHYKSLSTPLNAMVTDILDTIHDLNYGQTSFIPSVSVFNSGGLQIFTNNSGSISSPSSNSYIPFAVPLNSFAFPIVPQDSTDFTMKVYFTQTGGITNAHNDTSYLKQKFYNYYAYDDGSAEIGYGLSGNTDLKLAYQFNVKKQDTLRGVQIYFNPVGLNVHNKLFQLAYWSDVNVGANSDQLVYKMINQKPANVDAINGFATYLFDTLLIAPAGNIYVGVIQNEPQTLYGFGLDRNTDAHTKMFYHLDGYWYNSQVKGSLMIRPLFGDTITRGNLISVTELETPELPFTLYPNPVENDFVLDFKQEPGEKYSYTICDLTGKQIQTAEAIPGNQIHTAHLSSGFYFLRLTAKKAAVSSTMKFMVY, from the coding sequence ATGCCGATTCCAAAATACCTGAAATTTTCCCTATCGCGTTTCTGCCTTGTATTGCTCTTTCCATTCTCCTGCTTTGCTCAGGAAGTATTTGTTCCATTGGGTTCCAACCCGGCAATCAACGCATACCGACTCCAACACAATGAATCCATCAACCGCTTGTCGGCAATAGATGATACTTTACTGCTTCCTTTTGTCGATGATTTTTCCAGACAGGGTATTTATCCTTTTGACAGTCTCTGGTTAGATCAGGACGCATTCATCAATACTTCTTTCGCTGTCAATCCACCAACAATTGGTGTCGCGACTCTCGATGGACTGGATGCTTTGGGAAGACCACACGATAGTCTTAGCGGATCCGAAGCGATTGCTGATCATCTGACCTCACGCCCGATTGACCTTGGAAATCTTGGGCCGGATACGGGTACAGTTTGGTTAAGCTTCTTTTACCAGCCACAAGGTTTGGGCGACATTCCTGAAACGGATGATTCTCTGGTCGTACAATTTAGAAAGAGAAACAATGATTGGGTGAATGTCTGGTCTGTTGCCGGACAAAGCGATACAGCATTTCAACGCGCCAACATTCACATCAATGATACAGCATATCATTACAAAGGATTCCAGTTGCGCTTTTACAACATCGCGACAGTGAATGGAAACAGAGATCACTGGAACCTCGACTATGTAATTCTTGCCAAGCAAACTGTGGCGAATGATTCTATTCGTGACAATGCACTGGTTACACCACATGTTTCCCTGCTTTCGGAATTTTCCGCGATGCCGTATACACATTACAAATCCCTGTCGACACCACTCAATGCGATGGTGACCGACATCCTCGATACGATTCATGATCTCAATTACGGACAGACATCTTTTATTCCATCTGTGTCCGTGTTCAATAGCGGAGGCCTGCAAATTTTCACCAACAACAGCGGATCCATTTCTTCTCCTTCATCGAACAGTTATATTCCATTCGCTGTACCTTTGAATAGTTTTGCTTTCCCGATTGTACCTCAGGACAGCACGGATTTCACGATGAAAGTTTACTTTACACAAACCGGTGGTATTACTAATGCGCACAACGATACCAGCTATTTAAAGCAAAAGTTTTACAATTACTACGCATATGATGATGGCAGCGCTGAAATCGGTTACGGACTTTCCGGTAATACCGATCTCAAACTCGCTTATCAGTTCAATGTAAAAAAACAGGATACGCTACGTGGTGTTCAGATTTATTTCAATCCGGTTGGACTCAACGTACACAACAAATTGTTCCAGCTCGCTTATTGGAGCGATGTGAATGTCGGAGCGAATTCAGATCAACTGGTGTATAAAATGATCAACCAGAAACCGGCAAACGTGGATGCGATTAACGGTTTCGCGACTTATCTGTTCGACACTCTGCTGATTGCTCCCGCGGGAAATATTTATGTGGGTGTGATTCAGAATGAGCCACAGACCTTGTATGGCTTTGGTCTGGACAGAAACACCGATGCTCACACAAAGATGTTCTATCATTTGGACGGATACTGGTACAATTCACAAGTGAAAGGATCTCTGATGATCCGCCCTTTGTTTGGAGACACAATTACACGCGGAAATTTGATTTCCGTGACTGAACTGGAAACTCCTGAGCTTCCATTTACACTCTATCCGAATCCGGTAGAAAATGATTTTGTTCTCGATTTCAAACAGGAGCCGGGAGAAAAATACAGCTATACCATTTGTGACCTTACAGGCAAACAAATTCAAACCGCGGAAGCAATTCCCGGAAATCAAATACATACGGCACATCTTTCTTCCGGATTTTATTTTCTGCGTCTGACCGCGAAAAAAGCCGCTGTTTCTTCCACAATGAAATTTATGGTGTACTGA
- a CDS encoding RluA family pseudouridine synthase — protein MQNEEAEAIEQDELYEHYRFTVDKGQSLLRIDKFLMNRLEHSSRNKIQQACDADCILVNGKPVKSSYKVKPQDDIQVVLPEPVREIELIPQDIPIDIVYEDADLVVINKPAGMVVHPAYGNYTGTLMNALVFHFQNLPQNENNRSRPGLVHRIDKNTSGLLVIAKSEIAMAALAKEFFERTIDRKYLALVWGDFKEDEGTITGHVGRSLKDRKIMDVFPSGEHGKHAVTHFKVVERFGYVTLVECKLETGRTHQIRVHMKFAGHPLFNDETYGGNRILKGTTFTRYKQFIDNCFELIPRQALHAQTLGFIHPTTKEKLFFECPLPNDFSSVLDKWRHYVKYVKE, from the coding sequence ATGCAAAACGAAGAGGCCGAGGCCATTGAACAGGATGAATTGTATGAGCATTACCGCTTCACGGTTGACAAAGGACAGTCGCTGCTGCGTATCGACAAATTTCTGATGAATCGCCTGGAACATAGTTCCAGAAATAAAATTCAGCAAGCCTGTGATGCCGATTGCATCCTGGTAAATGGCAAGCCGGTCAAATCAAGTTACAAAGTAAAACCACAGGATGATATCCAGGTAGTACTTCCGGAACCGGTTCGTGAAATCGAACTTATTCCGCAGGACATTCCTATTGATATCGTGTACGAAGATGCCGATCTGGTAGTTATTAATAAACCTGCAGGCATGGTTGTTCATCCCGCATACGGAAACTATACCGGAACCCTGATGAACGCGCTGGTATTTCATTTTCAGAATCTACCTCAGAATGAAAACAACCGGAGTCGTCCGGGGCTTGTGCATCGTATTGATAAAAACACATCCGGTTTACTCGTGATCGCGAAAAGCGAAATCGCGATGGCCGCGCTCGCAAAAGAGTTTTTTGAACGCACCATCGACAGAAAATATCTGGCGCTTGTCTGGGGTGATTTTAAAGAAGACGAAGGAACAATCACCGGTCATGTAGGCAGAAGTCTGAAAGACCGCAAGATCATGGATGTGTTTCCATCCGGCGAACATGGAAAACATGCTGTGACTCATTTCAAAGTTGTGGAACGTTTTGGTTATGTAACTTTGGTAGAATGTAAACTGGAAACCGGTCGTACGCACCAGATCCGTGTACACATGAAATTTGCCGGACATCCACTCTTCAATGATGAAACCTACGGTGGTAACAGAATTTTAAAAGGAACAACTTTTACCCGCTACAAACAATTCATCGACAATTGTTTTGAGTTGATCCCACGACAAGCGCTTCACGCGCAGACCTTGGGTTTCATCCACCCTACTACAAAAGAGAAATTGTTTTTCGAATGTCCCCTGCCCAATGATTTTTCATCTGTGCTTGACAAATGGAGACATTATGTGAAGTATGTGAAAGAGTAG